One genomic region from Alteromonas pelagimontana encodes:
- a CDS encoding cell division protein FtsZ encodes MQNIRTENINIHVIGVGGCGGNAVSNMASLCSHENIRFSSVNTDIAALHRCTNHEVVLIGEATTKGYGAGADPDVASNAAIQSKDALVTLIKDADLIIIIAGLGGGTGSGATPILIDLAKESDIDVMCFVTLPFKAEGGKRSDIARNALETIQSKANATLVMSNDSLLSALDETVGLLSAFRHCDTQMHRIVEAIIVMLTNTGYINVDINDFSHILSLEGDTALGVGIAEDDSSLSAALKHALENPLVDKQNIIGAQGVIAQLTCREEPSLAMYEEMLATLQSLVDGPQTLIITGVTLSPELPHFGEVLVIATGVPSKAQNFEQEKNVIPMKQASVPGSSKKDAAYLDIPAFVRLQGRELS; translated from the coding sequence ATGCAAAACATTCGAACCGAAAATATTAATATTCACGTTATTGGTGTGGGAGGCTGTGGTGGCAATGCGGTAAGCAACATGGCCAGTCTTTGCTCACATGAAAATATCAGGTTTAGCTCTGTTAATACTGATATCGCTGCTTTGCATAGGTGTACAAATCATGAAGTGGTATTGATAGGTGAGGCGACAACAAAGGGATATGGAGCCGGTGCTGACCCGGATGTAGCTAGTAACGCCGCCATTCAGAGTAAAGATGCCTTAGTCACATTAATAAAAGATGCTGACCTTATTATCATTATCGCTGGCCTGGGAGGTGGCACTGGAAGCGGTGCAACGCCAATCTTGATTGATTTAGCCAAAGAGAGTGATATCGATGTGATGTGCTTTGTTACGCTTCCTTTCAAAGCTGAGGGAGGCAAGCGAAGCGACATTGCTAGAAACGCGCTTGAGACAATACAAAGCAAAGCTAACGCAACTCTCGTTATGTCTAACGATTCATTGCTTTCTGCACTAGATGAAACCGTAGGGCTTCTCTCTGCATTTCGTCATTGTGACACTCAGATGCACAGAATTGTAGAAGCCATTATCGTAATGCTCACGAACACGGGTTATATCAACGTCGACATTAACGATTTCAGTCACATTCTTTCTTTAGAAGGGGATACTGCGCTAGGTGTGGGTATAGCTGAAGACGACAGTTCATTAAGCGCAGCATTAAAACATGCTTTGGAAAACCCGTTAGTCGACAAGCAAAACATAATTGGGGCGCAGGGTGTTATTGCGCAGCTTACGTGTAGAGAAGAGCCCAGCTTAGCAATGTATGAAGAAATGCTAGCGACACTCCAATCTTTAGTCGATGGCCCTCAAACTCTTATTATTACAGGCGTAACCTTATCTCCAGAATTACCACACTTTGGTGAAGTCTTAGTTATCGCCACAGGTGTGCCTTCTAAGGCTCAAAACTTCGAACAAGAGAAAAATGTGATACCCATGAAGCAAGCATCTGTGCCGGGCTCATCAAAAAAAGATGCGGCATACTTGGATATACCTGCCTTTGTTAGGCTGCAGGGTAGGGAGTTATCTTAG